Within the Streptomyces sp. R41 genome, the region ATAGCGGTCCCCGGGGTCGCAGAGCAGCGTCACCACGCTTCCCGTACGCCCGTGGGCCACCATCTCGGCGACGATCTTCAGCGCGCTCCACAGGCCGGTGCCGGTCGAGCCGCCCGCCTTGCGGCCGATGGCCTGTTCCAGGGCGCGTACGGCGGCGACGCTCGCCGCGTCCGGCACCTTCATCATCCGGTCGATGGCGCCGGGTACGAAGCTCGGCTCCATGCGCGGTCGGCCGATGCCCTCGATGCGCGAGCCGCAGTCGCAGGTGACGTCCGGATCGCCGGTGGTCCAGCCCTCGAAGAAACAGGAATTCTCCGGGTCGGCGACACAGATGCGGGTGTCGTACTGCATGTAGTGGACGTAGCGCGCGAGCGTCGCCGAGGTGCCGCCGGTGCCGGCCGTGGCGACGATCCACGCGGGTTCCGGGAAACGCTCCAACTCCAGTTGGCGGAAGATGGATTCGGCGATGTTGTTGTTTCCGCGCCAGTCCGTGGCCCGTTCCGCGTAGGTGAACTGGTCCATGTAGTGGCCGCCCGTCTCGACCGCGAGGGCGGCGGACTCCTCGTACATCTTGCGCGAGTCGTCCACGAAGTGGCACTGCCCGCCGTGGAACTCGATCAGGCGGCACTTCTCGGCGCTCGTCGTGCGCGGCATGACCGCGATGAAGGGCACGCCGATGAGCCCCGCGAAGTAGGCCTCGGAGACTGCCGTCGAGCCGCTGGACGCCTCGATGACGGGGCGGCCCGGCCGGATCCAGCCATTGCACAGCCCGTACAGGAAGAGGGAGCGGGCGAGGCGGTGCTTGAGGCTGCCGGTGGGGTGGGTCGACTCGTCCTTCAGGTACAGGTCGATGCCCCACTTCTCGGGCAGCGGGAAGCGCAGCAGATGCGTGTCGGCCGAGCGGTTGGCGTCGGCCTGGACCTTGCGGACGGCTTCTTTGAGCCAGGCGCGGTACTCCGCGTCGCTGTGGTCGACGTCGAGGGTTTCGCCGGCCCGGGTCTGTTGAGGGGTGCTCACGGCGGGGCTCCTTACGCATCGCGCCGACGCCGGTTCACATGGTCGGACGCCTCGATCATAAACACCTTCCGCACGCTTCTCACCTGCATAAACACAGCTTTGAGCAGCCCAAAGGCAGCCCTGGGGGTCGGCTCGGCGAGGGGCCGGGGGGCGCATCCGGTCGTGTGCTCCCACCCGGGCCGCCACCTCGTCATGCGCACTGGTGCTCCTCGCTGCCTGCGGGCAGACTGCACCGCACAGGACGTGTCCCGCGTGCCGACCGCATCGCGATCGCACGGGAACGGCGGTCGGAACGGGTGCACACTGGATCACGGCCCGACGCGGGTTCACGACGGAGCACAGCCGAAGCGCACAAGGGGGCGGGGCATCATGGCGGAGCCGGAGTTCACGGCCACGGGCGTGCGGATCGGGAAGAGGCTGCGCTCGCTCACCCGGGCCGGACAGGTCCGGATCAGCGACGGCAGGCTGCAATTGCTCACCAGTTACGGCAGCGAGATCGACAGCGCGCCGGTGCAGGCGGTGCGCGCGTCGAAGCCCTGGTTCGCCCACGAGGACCGGGCGTTGGCGGACGTCAACGGCACGCGCTACTCCCTCACCCTCGGCGAACACGACCCCGCGCCCGGCAAACCAGGGCCGCCCTCGGCGCGCCGCTTCATCGAGGCGGTA harbors:
- a CDS encoding PLP-dependent cysteine synthase family protein; translation: MSTPQQTRAGETLDVDHSDAEYRAWLKEAVRKVQADANRSADTHLLRFPLPEKWGIDLYLKDESTHPTGSLKHRLARSLFLYGLCNGWIRPGRPVIEASSGSTAVSEAYFAGLIGVPFIAVMPRTTSAEKCRLIEFHGGQCHFVDDSRKMYEESAALAVETGGHYMDQFTYAERATDWRGNNNIAESIFRQLELERFPEPAWIVATAGTGGTSATLARYVHYMQYDTRICVADPENSCFFEGWTTGDPDVTCDCGSRIEGIGRPRMEPSFVPGAIDRMMKVPDAASVAAVRALEQAIGRKAGGSTGTGLWSALKIVAEMVAHGRTGSVVTLLCDPGDRYLDKYYSDTWLAEQGLDIAPYTAAINSLLETGVWPD